The DNA window CTGATGGTGATGCCAAGTTTTTGATCTTCGACTTTAATAGCAAGATCTGCAATATGGGATCTGATTTTTTCTGCAATTTGTATGGCACTTTCTTGCGGGGTATCCCTTAAGAGTAAGACAAACTCTTCTCCACCGTAGCGGGCAAATAAATCTTCATGTCTTTTTATGGAGTCAATTTCTTCTGCTAACTTTTGCAAAATGAGGTCGCCGGTAACATGACCGTGGGTATCATTAAATTTTTTAAAATGGTCAACATCAAAAATCATTAAGGATAGGGGACTTTGATGGCGCTTGGTATGACTGATTTCCATCTTTAAACGGTCCATAAAGTACTTTTTATTGTAACAGCCGGTTAAAAAATCTTTATTGGCAGCTTTGTAGAGCTGTTCATTGTAGTTTTCTTCCAGCTCATCTAAAAAGTGGAACTTAAAGACAGTGATATTCCCCACTTGAATGCGATCTCCATCTTCTAGCAACTTATTTTTTGTGATGGCTTGACCGTTGACCAAGGTGCCATTGGTGCTTTCTAAATCTTCTATGATGATACCAGAAGGTAAAACCTTAATCACTGCGTGATTTCTTGAGACATCTTCATCATTTACGTAGATGTCACAAGCTTCGCTGCGGCCTATGCTTAATTCAGATTTTTGAATCGGAAATTTTTTACCAATATCCTGGCCTGTGATTACAACAAAGTAAGCCTTGAGACCACTGGTCTTTTTCAGTAAATCTTGAACGTCTTTGCGTACGGTTCGTTCATCCGTTTTTTCTACTTTGATTGCCATCTTGATTTTTTAGTTTAACAAGCTTATGAAGCTTTGGTCAATGCATTGAATGAATATTTTTTACAAAGTTTTAAAACCATAGATCTTTAACTGTGCATTGGTCCATGGGCAAGTCTTTAAAGCTATGAAGGCCTTCAAAATGTCTTATGGATAGATGTTCTATCTGTTTAGGGTTATCTATGAGACGTATATTAACGGCTATTCGATATTTACCCAGGGCATTGGCTTGATTGCTCAACCAATAAGCCACGCAGCCGCATGTGGAACAGAAGTGAAAAGAGAGGACTTTATCACCTCTTTGATAGCTTTGTGTTTTTCCTTGTATCTTAATTGTGTCATTAAGATAGCCATAAGCCCATAGTACACCGTAACGGCTGCAAACTGTGCAGTTGCATGCTGTAATGTCCTCGGGCATAGCCTGGTGATGCCAGCTTACTTTCTTACAATGGCAAGACCCCTTTAAAGTTAGAGTTTTATTCTGCATAAAAAAAGTCTAGTGCTTGTGCTGGACTTTGTCTAGAAAGAGGAAGTTATATGTTAAAAACAGAATGTTTATAGGCCTGATACGTTGCATAAACTTTTTTGACGTATTTATTTACTTCTTGGCCCTGACAAAACCCAAAACGAGCTTTTTTATAATATTGTTTTTGTTCTAAAAGTAAAAATGCCTTTTTAACATGTTCCCAGCGATGTGGATTGAGTTTAAGCTTGATGGCCAAACGTTGCGCATCTCTTAAATGGCCCAAGCCGGCATTGTATGCTGCAAGCGTCATTTTAATTTGATCTTCATAGGTTTCCGCTTCGATCACGCGCATCCAGTTTTTAAAGTGTGCAGTTCCAGCTTTTAAATTGTCTTTTGGGTTAAAAGCATTTTTAACATTATATTCACGAGCGACAACAGGCATAATTTGCATCAGACCTTGTGCACCGACAGAGCTTTTGGCATTTTTTCTAAAGGATGACTCTACAAAGATAATGGATGCAATCAACTCTTCATCCATTTTAAAATGCTTAGCAGTATCCTCAATTAATTCCTGGTAGGGTAAGTTAACCGCAGCTTCTTTTAATTGTTGACTGGTTTCTATTACCAGTTGTTGACCTTTTTTAAGGTCTTTAACATTAATCGTATTGTTCTTATAGAAGTAGGCTAAAAGAAGCACTACCGCTATAACATTAAAACCAAAATATTTTCTACTTAATATAACAAACATCTTTTCATTTCCCTTTGCCCTATATAATGCATGTCTTATGCCAAAGTAAAATTAAAAAAATCCTTTATTTTTATATAGTTACATGGTTTAATGAAAGTAGGGTTGAGGTTTTATGAATCACTATTGCGACAATGCCGCCACAAAGCAAATCATTTCAAGACTAGGGTATGCCTTGTTCTGTGCTTTTTTAGTCCAAACAAGCTTGGCTAAACTTTATGCCAATGAATATCAAGCTGTTAAAAAACCTGCCTATGGGCTTGTTCTTAAGCCTGTTAATGTCAGGCAAAAACCCTCAACGGCATACAAAATTGTCGGTAAACTTGAAAAAGGTGACAAACTCAAAGTTTTGGGAAGATACAAGAAAGAATGGTACCATGTGATGTACAAGCATAAAAAAGCCTGGGTCTGGTCAAAAAATATGCGACTAAAGCCTATAAAGACAAAAACAAATCAAACCAAAAAACCGGCAGCTAACCTTGAAGTGATAAAATATCCGCATGCCCAAAAGCCAAAATCGTCGTTGCTTGATAATGAACATGTCAATGTTTATGATCGCTATCGATCATACCCTAATTAATAATGTTCGTAAAAATGTATCTCTGGATCTAAACGACAATAAAGTAATAAATCTTGAGTAATTTTAGGCTTTGCTATAGTTAGCGCATAATGAAGAATCTTATATTCCTTTTAAGCTTGCTGTTTTTTGGATGTGGAGAGGCCCCATTATTTAATAATAGTGGAGATATTGAAATTAATGCTCCGGTAGATTTTATACAAATCCCTGGAACAAGTATTGCCTTGGTTGTTAATAGTAATGTCAACCTAAGCAGGTCATCGGCATCGCTTGCTGTTCTTGATATGAGCAGCAATACCTTAAATATTGAGAAATCATTGTTTTTCCCCAACTTTGCCAGTAGTATAGATATAGATGAACAGCGACAGTTAATTTTGGTAGGTGATCGAGCCAATGATGTTGTTCAAGTCTTTGAATATGATTTGGGAAGCGGTGGTATTGATCAACTGAGCATTAGTAAAAAAACACTTGATAGCCAGTCAGAAATAAGCAATGCCGTTATTGCTGATGAAGAGCCATCTGATGTAAAAGTGTATACTCATGCCAGCAGTGACCAACATGCTATCATTAGTAATTATATAGATGGTACACTGACATTTTTAAATTTGAACAGTTTTGCTGTTCAAGATTTGTTTGTTGAAGATGATCGTTTGGGGCTACCTTTGATTGGTTTGACCAGTTTTGATTTAGACTCTACGCTTCTAGGTGTAGGTGCTGGACGTATTGTTTTAGATCCAAGTAACGATCGATTTGCTTATGTGGCTTCATTTATCAATAATGTAATTTTTGTTGTTGATTTATGGGATAAGGAAATTGAGCAAACCTTCACACTGGTGGATTACTTTCCCAGTGGTGGTTTGAGAGACATGGTCATTGATGGCAATCAGCAGTTGTATTTTTTACATCAAGCCAATGATACTTTAAATAGAATAGATATCAGTCAGGTTGTTAATAATAACATTCTTTTAGAAGAATTGCCTGTACAGTGGTTAGATCAGGTTTTTTTGCCATCTGGTGCTGAGTACATGACATTAAGTTCAGATGAGCAAGAGCTTTGGGTTGCGATGTATAATTTAAATGAAGTGTGGGTTTACGATGTCAATACACTGACCAAAACCCAAAGTATTTCTCTTGATGGTCTTGGTCCTGCAAAACTGGTTTTTTCAGAAGATGGAACTACCGCCTATGTTTGTGAGTTTTTGTCCAGTAGCATTGCAGTTGTTGATACCGCAAGTTATATGCAAATCAGTACAATTGAATAAAGCTAATTTTTAGAAAGGTTTGGATAAAGTGAAGGGTAAAATAAATTTAATCTATTTTTGTTTGATCTGTTTGATGGTGCTTTCTGCATGTTCAGGACGTACTCAGTCAACATTTCATCCTTTAAATAGACCTATTGATATTCAAAGTTTTGAGAATACAATTCAAATTGATGGCAGACAAATCTATGTGCTCGCTGTTCTTGATCAACTTAATAAAGGTTTGGCTTTTATCAACAGCCAAAGTCGGGATTTTATAGATTTAATAGAGTCTGATGAGGCACCCATGACACTGGTTCCAATGGCGGGTAATCCTGTTGCAATGGCTACTGAAGAAACACAAAGCAATGAGATGCGAGTTTGGATGATTGAAAATGAAAATAATCGTATGTACGCAGTTGATTTTATTCAAGGCACGAACCCACGGTTTGAATTTGTTGATTTATCTGTGAATAGAGAGGGTTTATACACGCGGGCTATTTTTGAAAATGCTGGAAGAGGCATTGTAGAAACTTTAAACCAGGCACCAGATGTTCATGATTTTATGGTTGATTCAGATAGTGCTTGCCAAAGCTGGGAGGCGACATACGATAGCAAGTTGAATTCGTATCGTATCATCAGTTCAAAAACCGGAGAGCAAGACGCTCAAGCACTGGAGAACAGTGTTTTTACATCAGATGATGGTTTACATAGTTTTATTATTGAACCGGGTTCTTTGGATACCAGTAATAATGATCAATTGACATGGTTTACCTGCTCTGCCTCATACCTTGATTTGTCTGGGGATGCTGTCGATATCCATATCATAGATGATCAAGCATTTGTTTTACTCAATAATTCACCCAAAATTGATGTATTTGATTTAAATACTCTGTCGTTTACCTCAAGTATACCCATACCCGGGGCAGCTAGCGTTAAGAATGCTACTGTTCAAGGCGGCGCATGGTTCATTCCTGATACCGAACTTGATCAAGTTTATCGTTTTGATTTTTCTATGCAGAGTGTTGAGAGTATTCCTTTGCCAAATAAAGTTGTATCTGCTGTAGAAGTAGGAACGGATACACTTTTGCTAGCCTTAAAAACTGAAGAAAAGTTACTGGTGTACAATACCAATAGTCAAACTATAGAAAAACAAATTTTTATGCCGTCTTATATCAATGGTTTAATGGACTACAGTGACACAGGTCAAGACAGAGTTCTTGCATACTCACGGTCTGGAACAGTGGATGCAATTGATATATCCAGTTTAAGTCGCGTAGATTTTTCTCGAAGCAGTGGTGATAAAGAGTCCTTTGTACAGGGAAATATTGAGTTTTATGATACTGGTAGCTTTTCTGAGCCAGAGCTGATTGGTTTGAGTACTCAAGATGGTGTAACACGCAGTGAAAGTTGGCAGTTAATTTATGAAGGCTCAGTGTCTAATCTGGTAGCTCTTGATGCTAATGTTTCAGGTAGTAGCTTAGATATTGTTGGTTTTGATTTTTCACAAAGCAATGTTAGTGAGGGAGATAAAGTTGTTTTGTATTCTGCAATGGGGCAAGAAACCCGCCTGATTAATCAAATTGTTGATGCCGATACGCTTGAGCTCAACAACAATTCAACATTTTCTGGAAGTGTGACCGTTACGGTAAAGGCCAATGATAGTTATATTGTTAAAGGCTCAATTTCAGGAGAGCAGAGCACTAGAGCCATTGAGAATCAAGCTTATAGCTCTGATCAGGGCGACTTAACTTTTTTAATTAGATCTTCTAATTTGTATCCAAGCACATCTGGCGACTTTTTTTCATTCAGAACCAATGATGGCATCAATAGCATGGATACGACAGATCTTAATTTAAGATCTAATATAAGCAATGCTCTATACCTTGATAATGCCATCAGCAATCGCAACGAAGCCTACTTGATTCAAGAAGCAACTGGTAGAGTTTTGTTGATAAATTTAGACGAAGATAATTTAGTAAAAACAATTCGTTAACTTAAGTTATTTAAACAAAAACGTAAGGTGAAATATTTTTTTCAATTTCATTTTGATAGCGAATTTGATATGAGCATTGCGCAATCATTGCAAAGATTTTTATCATTTAGGGAGCCTCTGTGAGAATTAAAAAACTTGAACTTTTAGGATTTAAATCGTTTTTAGAAAAGACTGCATTTCAGTTTGATGTTCCCATTACATCTATCGTAGGGCCCAATGGCTGTGGAAAAAGTAATGTTGTTGATGCACTTAAATGGATTACAGGTGAGTTAAGCTACAAAGAGTTGCGCGGTAAAAGCATGGAAGATCTGATTTTTGCTGGAAGTGAAAAAAGACCTCCGACAAGCATGATGGAAGTGCAACTTACCTTAGACAATGAGTCTGGTTTAGGACCTGTCCAGTATAAAGATTTTTCAGAAATTTTGGTGCAAAGAAAAGTTTTTAGAGATGGCTCAAGCGAGTTTTACATCAATAAATCCGCATGTAGACTAAAAGACATCACAGATTTATTTTTGGATACGGGTATTGGTAAATCATCTTACTCTATTATTGAACAGGGTCGAGTGGGTGCGATTGTATCTAGCCGCCCTGAAGATAGACGTTTAATTATTGAAGAAGCTTCGGGGATAACAAAATTTAAAGCCCGCAAAAAAGCTGCTTTAAAAAAGATGGAGCATACACAGCAAAATTTATTGCGCGTTAATGACATTATTAAAGAATTAACTCGGCAAACAGCATCTTTGCAGAGGCAAGCTGAAAAAGCTGAAAAATACAAAACTTTAAAAGAAGATGTAAAACAGTTGGATTTAAAACTATTAAGCTATGCTTGGAAAAAAAGTGAACTGGTTTTAGATGAGCTTAAAGCAAGCCATACCCAACTCAAAGATTCTTTGGGCGAAGAAGAGTCCAAGTTACTTTCTAATGAATCTCAGTACGAGACAGAGAAATTAAAACTGCTTGAGTTTGAAAAAAAATTAGAACGCATGCAAGAACAGGTGTTTGAGCAAAAGACCACGATTCAAAACCTAGAAAACGAAGCCAGCAACCAAGAGCTAAAACATGCCCAGCTTTTAGAAACAGCCCAGGAAGAAAAAGAGCGGGCCGCAACTTTGATGCAAAAGCATGAAGAACTTGATTTACAACATGTTAATGTTTCAGAAAATGTGCAACAGTCAGCTCTTGAGCTAGAAGAAATAGCTGAAAGCTTGAATGTTGATATAGAAAAGGAAAGTCAGCTTAAAAGCAGCTTATTGAGTCTTGAGCAAGCTTTATCAGAGCTTAAAACTCAAAATATGCAGCATTTAACGCGTGAAGCAGAAATAAAAAACAATAAGCAAAGCCTAGAAGAACAAAACCGCGTTCTTGACGCCAAATTATTAGAAACCAATGAAAGAATTGAAGAAACTCAAGAAGAAGTTAACCAACTTTCCAGTAGCTTAACAGAAAAAGAAGAAGCTTTTGAGCAAAGCAATCAATTGGTTTTAGAGTTTGAAGAAAATAAAGTTTCCGCTGAAGATGAGTTAGAGCATTTAAATTTGGATAAAGATAAATGTCATCAAGAGTTGATTCAAATCAATAACGAAATTGAACGGGAAGCTTCGCGTTTAAATACTTTGCAAGAGTTTATAGACTCTTATCAAGGCTATGAAAAAGGCGTGCAAAGTATCATGAAAGAAAAAGATTCAGGCAATGTTGGTCAAGTTCAAGGAATTTTAGGTGATATGCTTGAGGTTGAGCCTGGTTATGAAAAAGCAGCCTATGCGGCTTTAAATGAGTTTGTGCAATGTATTGTTGTTGAAGATGCCAACGATGTGATTAAAACCATTGATTATTTGAAAAGTGATGCTGGAGAAGGAAGAAGTTCATTTTTAATTGAAAAAGATGAGGCTTTTCACTTAAGCCGTAAAACTGATCAGAAAACAGGTGCACAAAACAGTATCATTAAGCATGTCAAAGCCAAGGGCACTTTTAATAAATTAATTGAGCAAGTTTTAAGTACTATATACCTGGTTCCTTCATTAAATGAAGCCTTAGAGCTTTGGAAAAAAGGTACGCAAGAAACCATGGTTACCCTTGAAGGCGATAGAATTTCTCGCAACGGTATTATTACTGGCGGTAAAAATGAAGAACAGCAGGGTGTCCTGGAAATTCATAATCAGGTCAACGAGCTTAAAGAGCGTGTTGAAGAAAAACGTCAACGTTCAGAAAAATTAAGTTTTGAACTAGAAAAGATTCAAGAAAGAATTTTAAGTTTAAAAGCACAAATTGAGGGTTTATCTGAAGATATTAAAAACCACCATCTACAAAAAACCAGTCATGAGAAAGAGCTTTTGAGCTTGGGAGAAACCCAAAAATATAAAAATTCATTTTTACAAGAATTAACCAATCAAAAACAAAGTTATCTGAATGATATCGAGCAAAACAAAGTTACTTTAGAGTCCATGCATGTTGAATATGAAGCATTACTGGAACATAAAAATAACTTTTTAAATAAAGAGGAATCTTTTACTCAAGAAATAACCGCAATGCGATCTTCCTATGAAGAACACAGTCAAAGGTTAACAGAAATAAAAATAAAAAAAGCCAGTTTAGATGAAAGGCGAGAAGCTTTAAAAAAAGAGCTTGAGTCTCTTGCTCAACAAAAATCTTTGGCCAAAGAAGAGTCCGAAGCATTAAAAATAAAGTCCAATGAACGTATAGAGCAAGCAGAAGAGATCTCTAATATTATTGTCAGCTTAAAAGAAAAGCGTGAAAACTTAATGCAAGACTTTACTGAGTCTGAGACCAGTTTAAATGCAATAAAGATTGAACATGATACCTTGGCTGAAAAATTGAGAAATGATGAAGATCAACTTAAAGACTACCGTTCAGCAAAAGAACAGGTTGTTGCCCAAATCAATAAGATACAAATGGATATTCAAGACGAGGACAATAAATTAGAGCGCTTACTCGAGCAAGTTACAGAGCGCTATGAATTGAATCTACATGATTGTATAGAGCAGTATTATCAAGATCTAGATGAAAACATGCTTGATCAAAGTAATGAAGAGTTACAAAAATTAAGAAATAAACTCAATGCGATGGGCCATGTTAATTTGGGTGCTTTAGAGGAGTTGGCTGAACTTGAGGAGCGTTTTAGCTTTTTAAGTGAACAAAAAACAGATCTAGAAAATACACTCAATGATCTTAATACCGCCATTGAGCAGATTGACGAATCTACGCAAGAAATGTTTTTAGATACTTACAATAAAGTTAATGGCCGTTTTCAAGAGCTGTTTCCCAAGCTTTTTGGCGGAGGTAAAGCCAAGCTGGTGATGACTTCCGATGAGAATATTCTTGAAACAGGTATTGATATCGTTGCGCAACCACCAGGAAAAAAATTACAAAATATGAACCTCATGTCAGGGGGAGAAAAAGCTTTAACGGCGATTGCTTTAATTTTTTCTATTTTTGAATTTAAAGCGCCTCCATTCTGTATTTTAGATGAAGTTGATGCACCTTTAGATGATGCCAATGTTGGACGATTTTTGGGTATGGTTAAAGAAATGTCACAAAAAACTCAGTTTATTGTGATTACACACAATAAAGCAACCATGGAAATTGCTCAAAATCTTTATGGTGTCACTATGGAAGAACCAGGTGTTTCCAGAACGGTTTCTGTTCAGCTTAATCAAGGGGTAGAGTTGTTGGAAGCAGACAATGTCCAACAGACACCTTCTGTAGCTTAATAAGCCCTTTTTTTATACTTATGGTTAGCAATTAATAGTGTTTTTTCTAGGGGCTTCGCTTTTTTAAAGGCAATCAAAATAGAACAAACACTTTTTTGACGGTTTTATTTGGGTATAAAAAACATAGGCATTCATTTTTTGGTGCTCCCACCAGGGATCGAACCTGGATCTAGGGATTAGGAATCCCTCATTCTATCCATTGAACTATGAGAGCTGGCTGTTTGGTAGAAACTAGCTATAAAATTAAAAGTTTTTAATGTCAAAGATCTTCAGCCAAGCCAACAGCTTTTATGAGTCAATATACCTATCTACGTCTTATCATCATTGTAAAAAGTAGGTTGATTTGTAAATAACGTGCGAGCCAATGAGAAAATAATTATATTGACGTTTTGCGTAAATTTGATATGAGATTTATAAGGAGCTGCGGCTAAGTTGCCTCAGTTGAAAAGACTTTAAAATATTAAGTTAATATTATCAACAACTTATAAAGGTCTTTTTTGGCATAGGCATTGCTTAATATACAAGCAGTGATATGAAAAACCTAAGGGTAGTGCTATGATAAAAAAAATAAAACAGTTAAATTTTCTTCTCTTGTTATTGGTGCTTACAGTTTTAACGTCCTGTGCTCAAAATGAGTTTGGTTCAGTACGTTTGGTCGTAAACGGACAAGAGCAAGAAGTAAGAATTCAAGATGTAGATTGTATCAATGATTTTAATTTTGGTAACAATGGGATGTCTTGCATTATATTGATTCAGAACGGTAGTGGAATTAGTGACAGAGTTAGCTTCAATATTGCAGATGTCGTCAATATTTTTGATAATTTTTTAGGAGCAAGTCTTGATCCTTTATTATCTCCTTTTGATTCAGTTGAAGCCACGGTGAATGGTAATACTGTGGGGATATTGGATGGTAGTACTGTTGTTTTTTCTACAATTACAAATGTTCCAGGCGGACAAGTTTGTATGGATTATTTTTATCTCAATTTAGGTTTTGGTACCAATGGTTTTATGGAAGGAGATTTTTGCGCTCGAGTCCAATAACAAGGAATGAAGGCACTTTAAAGAATGAATTAAAGCTATGAAAAAGACCCTTAAAAACAATAAACTAAACTTAAGTCTGTTAATACCTATGTTGGTGTTTGCTTTTGTTTTAACAGGATGTGAGCAGAGGCCACAACAACAAGGTGTTCTTAGACCTAATGATGGTGGGACGCCAACAGCGACAGGAAGTTCAACAGTTGAAACGCGTTCTGGCACTGGGGCGAATACCGATTCAAATTCAAATACGGGTGTACAAGGCAACACAAATGCAGGTTCTTTGGCCAATGTTCCACAGCCCCAGCAAGCATTTGCAAACTGTATTCTTATGGTGCAACAGAATCCTATACCTAATTATGAAGACCCTCGTTTTTTAGAATGTCAGAAAATTATTTATCAAAATTGTAGAGGTTGTCGTGTTGATGAAGATTTAAGGCCTATTGATATTTTTAGTGCATATGGATATTCAGGTCGTATTGCGTGGCCCGCGCATGAAAATTGGTGGCCTGAGCTATCTCCTTATTTAAATGCCTCCAGAAGTCATATTGCTTTTCAAAGTCCATACTTTAATACTCAAAATTTTCCGGTTGGACATCCGGGTGCATCTGGTCAACATCCTCAGGGTGGTGGAGCTAACCCCTTTGTTTATTGTCATAACAAACCCGCAACAGAGCCGTGTCAATTGAATGCAACCAATGTTTGGACGGTCTCCAATATTGATAAGTCTTATCAATACA is part of the bacterium genome and encodes:
- a CDS encoding diguanylate cyclase codes for the protein MAIKVEKTDERTVRKDVQDLLKKTSGLKAYFVVITGQDIGKKFPIQKSELSIGRSEACDIYVNDEDVSRNHAVIKVLPSGIIIEDLESTNGTLVNGQAITKNKLLEDGDRIQVGNITVFKFHFLDELEENYNEQLYKAANKDFLTGCYNKKYFMDRLKMEISHTKRHQSPLSLMIFDVDHFKKFNDTHGHVTGDLILQKLAEEIDSIKRHEDLFARYGGEEFVLLLRDTPQESAIQIAEKIRSHIADLAIKVEDQKLGITISIGVETFTGKNYQSEEDFLRGADHLLYEAKRAGRNKVYFE
- a CDS encoding GFA family protein, coding for MQNKTLTLKGSCHCKKVSWHHQAMPEDITACNCTVCSRYGVLWAYGYLNDTIKIQGKTQSYQRGDKVLSFHFCSTCGCVAYWLSNQANALGKYRIAVNIRLIDNPKQIEHLSIRHFEGLHSFKDLPMDQCTVKDLWF
- a CDS encoding transglycosylase SLT domain-containing protein gives rise to the protein MFVILSRKYFGFNVIAVVLLLAYFYKNNTINVKDLKKGQQLVIETSQQLKEAAVNLPYQELIEDTAKHFKMDEELIASIIFVESSFRKNAKSSVGAQGLMQIMPVVAREYNVKNAFNPKDNLKAGTAHFKNWMRVIEAETYEDQIKMTLAAYNAGLGHLRDAQRLAIKLKLNPHRWEHVKKAFLLLEQKQYYKKARFGFCQGQEVNKYVKKVYATYQAYKHSVFNI
- a CDS encoding SH3 domain-containing protein, producing the protein MNHYCDNAATKQIISRLGYALFCAFLVQTSLAKLYANEYQAVKKPAYGLVLKPVNVRQKPSTAYKIVGKLEKGDKLKVLGRYKKEWYHVMYKHKKAWVWSKNMRLKPIKTKTNQTKKPAANLEVIKYPHAQKPKSSLLDNEHVNVYDRYRSYPN
- the smc gene encoding chromosome segregation protein SMC; amino-acid sequence: MRIKKLELLGFKSFLEKTAFQFDVPITSIVGPNGCGKSNVVDALKWITGELSYKELRGKSMEDLIFAGSEKRPPTSMMEVQLTLDNESGLGPVQYKDFSEILVQRKVFRDGSSEFYINKSACRLKDITDLFLDTGIGKSSYSIIEQGRVGAIVSSRPEDRRLIIEEASGITKFKARKKAALKKMEHTQQNLLRVNDIIKELTRQTASLQRQAEKAEKYKTLKEDVKQLDLKLLSYAWKKSELVLDELKASHTQLKDSLGEEESKLLSNESQYETEKLKLLEFEKKLERMQEQVFEQKTTIQNLENEASNQELKHAQLLETAQEEKERAATLMQKHEELDLQHVNVSENVQQSALELEEIAESLNVDIEKESQLKSSLLSLEQALSELKTQNMQHLTREAEIKNNKQSLEEQNRVLDAKLLETNERIEETQEEVNQLSSSLTEKEEAFEQSNQLVLEFEENKVSAEDELEHLNLDKDKCHQELIQINNEIEREASRLNTLQEFIDSYQGYEKGVQSIMKEKDSGNVGQVQGILGDMLEVEPGYEKAAYAALNEFVQCIVVEDANDVIKTIDYLKSDAGEGRSSFLIEKDEAFHLSRKTDQKTGAQNSIIKHVKAKGTFNKLIEQVLSTIYLVPSLNEALELWKKGTQETMVTLEGDRISRNGIITGGKNEEQQGVLEIHNQVNELKERVEEKRQRSEKLSFELEKIQERILSLKAQIEGLSEDIKNHHLQKTSHEKELLSLGETQKYKNSFLQELTNQKQSYLNDIEQNKVTLESMHVEYEALLEHKNNFLNKEESFTQEITAMRSSYEEHSQRLTEIKIKKASLDERREALKKELESLAQQKSLAKEESEALKIKSNERIEQAEEISNIIVSLKEKRENLMQDFTESETSLNAIKIEHDTLAEKLRNDEDQLKDYRSAKEQVVAQINKIQMDIQDEDNKLERLLEQVTERYELNLHDCIEQYYQDLDENMLDQSNEELQKLRNKLNAMGHVNLGALEELAELEERFSFLSEQKTDLENTLNDLNTAIEQIDESTQEMFLDTYNKVNGRFQELFPKLFGGGKAKLVMTSDENILETGIDIVAQPPGKKLQNMNLMSGGEKALTAIALIFSIFEFKAPPFCILDEVDAPLDDANVGRFLGMVKEMSQKTQFIVITHNKATMEIAQNLYGVTMEEPGVSRTVSVQLNQGVELLEADNVQQTPSVA